Proteins encoded together in one Streptomyces sp. NBC_01216 window:
- a CDS encoding carboxymuconolactone decarboxylase family protein, which translates to MATASETPVLDTLAAMTVDSIERCGLPADMLILTRIAALAASDAPPISYAAHIEPAMQADLTAERLQDVLVAIAPIVGTARVMTAAGNIAAALGIAIAVAEAENEAEGS; encoded by the coding sequence ATGGCCACCGCCTCCGAAACCCCCGTCCTGGACACCCTCGCCGCCATGACCGTCGACTCGATCGAACGGTGCGGGCTGCCCGCGGACATGCTCATCCTCACCCGCATCGCCGCGCTCGCCGCCTCCGACGCGCCGCCCATCTCCTACGCCGCCCACATCGAACCGGCCATGCAGGCCGATCTGACCGCCGAACGGCTCCAGGACGTCCTGGTCGCCATCGCCCCGATCGTGGGAACGGCCCGCGTCATGACGGCGGCGGGCAACATTGCCGCGGCCCTCGGCATCGCCATCGCCGTCGCGGAGGCGGAGAACGAAGCCGAAGGATCGTAG
- a CDS encoding IS630 family transposase → MRRLSPDAQEDLRLRVVAALESGRVATYGRAAEMFGVSERSVGTWWRAFKAGGRPALLAAERESRAGKGELLDSCARGAVLRAMRDYTPADLGQSGVMWTRASTRALIRLVCGVSMTEQGVGKWLRRHGFTPQRPARRSYRQQPAQVRAWLEEEYPAIAARARREKAELVWADQCGLRSDTAPPGRSWAPAGHTPIVRVNGRRFRVNIMSAVASRGALWFTVFPGKFTAKVFCAFLDRLAAQARRKVHVIVDRHPVHRSKAVKEWLVENAERIELHLMPGYSPELNPDELLNADLKHHIHAARATSIDDLARETRRFLHRRQRQPHIVSGYFHGRHVRYTIQ, encoded by the coding sequence ATGCGTCGGCTGTCGCCGGATGCGCAGGAGGATCTTCGGCTGCGGGTGGTTGCGGCGCTGGAGTCGGGGCGGGTGGCGACGTACGGCCGGGCCGCGGAGATGTTCGGCGTGTCCGAAAGGTCGGTGGGCACCTGGTGGCGGGCCTTCAAGGCTGGTGGCAGGCCGGCGCTGCTGGCGGCGGAGCGTGAATCGCGGGCGGGGAAAGGCGAGTTGCTCGATAGCTGCGCACGCGGTGCGGTGTTGCGGGCGATGCGGGACTACACCCCGGCCGACCTGGGGCAGAGCGGGGTGATGTGGACCCGTGCCTCGACGAGAGCCTTGATCCGGCTGGTGTGTGGGGTGTCGATGACGGAACAGGGGGTGGGCAAATGGCTGCGTCGGCATGGCTTCACGCCGCAGCGTCCCGCCCGCCGCTCCTACCGGCAGCAGCCCGCACAGGTGCGGGCCTGGCTGGAGGAGGAGTACCCGGCGATCGCCGCACGGGCCCGACGGGAGAAGGCCGAGCTGGTCTGGGCCGACCAGTGCGGCCTGCGGTCCGACACCGCTCCGCCCGGACGCTCCTGGGCCCCCGCCGGGCACACCCCGATCGTGCGGGTCAACGGCCGCCGCTTCAGGGTCAACATCATGTCCGCGGTCGCTTCGCGGGGCGCGCTGTGGTTCACCGTCTTCCCCGGCAAGTTCACCGCGAAGGTGTTCTGCGCGTTCCTCGACCGCCTCGCCGCGCAGGCCCGCCGCAAGGTTCATGTCATCGTCGACCGGCACCCGGTCCATCGCAGCAAGGCCGTCAAGGAGTGGCTCGTCGAGAACGCCGAGCGGATCGAGCTGCACCTGATGCCCGGCTACAGCCCTGAACTCAACCCCGACGAGCTGCTGAACGCCGACCTCAAACACCACATCCACGCGGCCCGCGCCACCTCGATCGACGACCTCGCCCGCGAAACCCGGCGCTTCCTACACCGCCGACAGCGCCAACCCCACATCGTGTCCGGCTACTTCCACGGCCGCCACGTCCGCTACACGATCCAGTAG
- a CDS encoding Imm21 family immunity protein, translating into MNDALESDRSDRAELAWVSSMGGPLIVVPESCIGAWGGCTEDGSVLGDDGGRDDYDRACEVDDWAGVITVRAKAATALVLADEPAMTCFLPEELLFVRWLAADSEEELLAGVDAVVADPDTPWEDSGLWAIDGPAVLMDSAVAGADLGVEYPGGGRPEQAPVQLPAGRWRVRAVHTKNEFAWVGVVQLVAEDGSV; encoded by the coding sequence ATGAATGATGCCCTTGAATCTGATCGCAGCGACCGTGCTGAGCTGGCCTGGGTCAGCTCGATGGGCGGTCCGTTGATCGTGGTCCCCGAGTCCTGCATTGGCGCATGGGGCGGGTGCACGGAGGATGGATCCGTCCTGGGCGACGACGGTGGCCGTGATGATTATGACCGAGCTTGCGAGGTCGACGACTGGGCTGGCGTGATCACTGTGCGCGCGAAGGCTGCCACTGCGCTTGTCCTGGCCGATGAACCTGCAATGACGTGCTTTTTACCAGAGGAGTTGCTCTTCGTGCGATGGCTGGCTGCGGATTCGGAGGAAGAATTGCTCGCCGGGGTGGATGCGGTCGTGGCCGACCCGGACACTCCGTGGGAGGACAGCGGTCTGTGGGCCATTGATGGCCCGGCGGTGCTGATGGACTCGGCCGTGGCCGGCGCGGATCTCGGAGTGGAGTATCCCGGTGGTGGCCGGCCGGAACAGGCTCCCGTGCAGCTTCCGGCAGGCCGGTGGAGGGTCCGCGCTGTCCATACGAAGAACGAGTTCGCATGGGTCGGCGTGGTGCAGCTTGTTGCCGAGGATGGCTCGGTCTGA
- a CDS encoding TniB family NTP-binding protein, which produces MVTAAGPAFGQLPPSGLQAGWRRALDQEELHSYLTTLEGWREFTTQDPAPPDLLPADVLAELGPDERQDYDDARLDYHTRMTVAATSTLRTVVHTGRRLTLLNRHAISARRGMILSGPAGTGKTTALTQFGKTIEAIDRRQHPGVGGRIPVVYVTVPPAATSRMLAVEFARFLGLPVTVRANITDVIEAVCGVLIDARVTVVCVDELHNLSLATRSGAEVSDTLKYFSERIPATFVYAGVDLEAKGLFNGTRGRQIAGRFGVIETVAFPRTEEWTGLVTTLEEALRLHHHRPGTLEGLAHYLHDRTGGMIGSLSHLIRGAALDAILDGTEKITRKSLQNVKLDRAAETRKSKPAS; this is translated from the coding sequence ATGGTGACCGCAGCTGGACCCGCGTTCGGACAGCTGCCGCCATCCGGCCTGCAGGCCGGATGGCGGCGGGCCCTGGACCAGGAAGAACTGCACAGCTACCTCACCACCCTGGAGGGCTGGCGGGAGTTCACCACTCAAGATCCAGCCCCGCCGGACCTGCTGCCCGCCGACGTCCTCGCCGAACTGGGGCCGGACGAGCGCCAGGACTACGACGACGCCCGCCTCGACTACCACACCAGAATGACGGTGGCGGCGACCTCCACCTTGCGGACCGTCGTTCATACCGGCCGACGGTTGACCCTGCTCAACCGTCACGCGATCAGTGCCCGCCGGGGCATGATCCTGTCCGGCCCGGCCGGCACCGGCAAGACCACCGCTCTGACCCAGTTCGGCAAGACCATCGAAGCCATCGACCGGCGTCAGCACCCCGGCGTCGGCGGTCGCATCCCCGTTGTCTACGTCACCGTCCCGCCCGCCGCGACCTCGCGCATGTTGGCCGTGGAGTTCGCCCGCTTCCTCGGCCTGCCGGTCACCGTCCGCGCCAACATCACCGACGTCATCGAGGCTGTCTGCGGGGTCCTGATCGACGCGCGGGTCACCGTGGTCTGTGTCGACGAGCTGCACAATCTCTCCCTTGCGACCCGCAGCGGAGCCGAGGTCTCCGACACCCTGAAGTACTTCTCCGAGCGCATCCCGGCCACGTTCGTCTATGCCGGAGTCGACCTGGAGGCGAAGGGGCTGTTCAACGGCACCCGGGGACGGCAGATCGCGGGCCGGTTCGGAGTCATCGAAACGGTCGCGTTCCCCCGCACCGAGGAGTGGACCGGCCTGGTCACCACCCTCGAAGAAGCTCTGCGGCTGCACCATCACCGGCCAGGAACCCTGGAAGGGCTGGCCCACTACCTCCACGACCGCACCGGCGGCATGATCGGCTCGCTGTCCCACCTCATCCGCGGGGCCGCTCTCGACGCCATCCTGGACGGCACCGAGAAGATCACCCGCAAGTCCCTGCAGAACGTGAAACTCGACCGCGCGGCCGAGACCCGGAAGTCCAAGCCGGCCTCATGA
- a CDS encoding integrase catalytic domain-containing protein → MVEMPSRATFYRLFAKLSGGIPVTGSARTRQSLANQPEGPFRYEQVAAPGELMQIDSTPLDVLVRLDEGVPGRVELCGLVDVATRTITAAVVRPTTKSVDASLLLARALTPEPMRPGWSDALRMSRSVLPHRRLLSLDERLEHAAARPVIIPETIVCDRGKAFISENFRSACRTLEINFQPCHPRSPAEKPHIERTLESVATMFCQFLPGYLGRTAEHRGRNVEDEPLWSMLEIQELLDEWLIAKWQNRPHDGLRDPGSPGRTFTPNQKYASLLESAGYVPLALTGDDYVELLPATWRAVNSYGIKISHRIYDCAGLGPFRRQPSGVARKKNLWEIHRDPYDANWIWVRNHWEGGWVPVPWKHLGTVPQPFGDLAWDHAAADLRQQGESDPTEEQIAQAVSELLIRANQGPEGGGKKRLSRRDRRVAARTKAGAKGNGPRPPKPEPVPAAADNVLSHDDEEADTQDEPVAKVIPLDVFDPFKEADKRW, encoded by the coding sequence GTGGTGGAGATGCCGTCGCGGGCGACGTTCTACCGCCTGTTCGCGAAGCTGTCCGGCGGCATCCCGGTGACCGGGTCGGCCCGCACTCGCCAGTCGCTGGCCAACCAGCCGGAGGGGCCGTTCCGTTACGAGCAGGTCGCGGCGCCGGGCGAGTTGATGCAGATCGACTCCACCCCGCTGGACGTGCTGGTGCGGCTGGATGAGGGGGTGCCCGGCAGGGTCGAGCTCTGCGGCCTGGTCGATGTCGCCACCCGCACCATCACCGCCGCGGTCGTGCGGCCGACCACCAAGTCGGTGGACGCTTCGCTGCTGCTGGCCCGTGCTCTGACCCCGGAGCCGATGCGGCCGGGGTGGTCGGACGCACTGAGGATGTCCCGTTCGGTCCTGCCGCATCGCAGGCTGCTGTCCTTGGACGAACGGTTGGAGCACGCGGCGGCCCGGCCGGTGATCATTCCGGAAACCATCGTCTGCGACCGGGGCAAGGCATTCATCTCGGAGAACTTCCGGTCCGCCTGCCGGACTCTGGAGATCAACTTCCAGCCCTGCCACCCACGCTCGCCCGCGGAGAAGCCGCACATCGAGCGGACGCTCGAATCGGTGGCCACGATGTTCTGCCAGTTCCTCCCCGGCTACCTGGGCCGCACGGCCGAACACCGCGGACGGAACGTCGAGGACGAGCCGTTGTGGTCGATGCTGGAGATCCAGGAACTCCTGGACGAATGGCTCATCGCGAAGTGGCAGAACAGGCCGCACGACGGGCTGCGGGACCCCGGCAGTCCCGGCCGCACCTTCACGCCGAACCAGAAGTACGCCAGCCTGCTCGAGAGCGCCGGCTACGTTCCCCTGGCCCTGACGGGGGACGACTACGTCGAACTGCTGCCCGCGACCTGGCGGGCGGTCAACTCTTACGGCATCAAGATCAGCCACCGCATCTACGACTGCGCGGGCCTGGGCCCCTTCCGGCGCCAGCCCTCCGGGGTCGCCCGCAAGAAGAACTTGTGGGAGATCCACCGCGACCCTTACGACGCCAACTGGATCTGGGTCCGCAACCACTGGGAGGGGGGCTGGGTCCCCGTCCCCTGGAAACACCTCGGCACTGTCCCGCAGCCGTTCGGGGATCTGGCCTGGGACCATGCCGCGGCCGACCTGCGTCAGCAGGGCGAAAGCGATCCCACCGAGGAACAGATCGCCCAGGCCGTGTCCGAGCTTCTGATCAGGGCTAACCAGGGTCCCGAGGGCGGCGGGAAGAAGCGGCTGTCCCGGCGCGACCGGCGAGTCGCCGCCCGGACCAAGGCCGGCGCCAAAGGCAACGGTCCCCGGCCGCCGAAGCCCGAACCGGTGCCGGCCGCGGCAGACAACGTGCTGTCTCACGACGACGAGGAAGCAGACACGCAGGACGAGCCGGTCGCGAAGGTCATTCCGCTCGACGTCTTCGACCCCTTCAAGGAGGCGGACAAGCGATGGTGA
- a CDS encoding TnsA-like heteromeric transposase endonuclease subunit, whose translation MSDVQVGFVGVDGVGRLGSLARCWDEPFERAAPVRRFIAFEGQKNFTGEYRAASSRDLVGYESWVERDAAMALDFDPAVVALASQPFCLSWWDGDRDRQHTPDYFARLADGTGVAVDVRPEGLVDEEAAEVFAFTAGVCATVGWQFRLVGDLDQTFRTNLRWLARYRHLRCHRASVADALREVFAEPQLLFTGADRVGDKYAVLPALYHLLWRNELTADLVSAPLDAGTVVGLAAGRAS comes from the coding sequence GTGTCGGACGTGCAGGTGGGTTTCGTCGGCGTCGACGGGGTCGGACGGCTGGGATCACTGGCCCGCTGCTGGGACGAGCCCTTCGAGCGTGCTGCCCCGGTCCGGAGGTTCATCGCGTTCGAGGGGCAGAAGAACTTCACGGGTGAGTACCGGGCGGCGTCCTCGCGTGACCTGGTGGGTTACGAGTCGTGGGTCGAGCGGGATGCCGCGATGGCTCTGGACTTCGACCCTGCGGTGGTGGCCTTGGCCTCGCAGCCGTTCTGCCTGTCCTGGTGGGATGGCGATCGGGATCGTCAGCACACTCCGGACTACTTCGCTCGGCTGGCCGATGGCACCGGTGTGGCGGTCGATGTCCGGCCGGAGGGTCTCGTCGATGAGGAAGCCGCTGAGGTCTTCGCGTTCACCGCGGGGGTCTGCGCAACGGTGGGGTGGCAGTTTCGGCTGGTCGGGGACTTGGACCAGACGTTCCGGACGAACTTGCGGTGGCTGGCGCGCTATCGCCACCTGCGCTGCCACCGGGCCTCGGTGGCGGATGCCCTGCGGGAGGTGTTCGCCGAGCCTCAGCTGCTGTTCACCGGTGCTGACCGGGTCGGGGACAAGTATGCGGTGCTGCCGGCGCTCTACCACCTGCTCTGGCGGAACGAGCTGACGGCGGATCTGGTCTCGGCTCCGCTGGACGCCGGGACGGTCGTCGGCCTGGCGGCGGGGAGGGCGTCGTGA
- a CDS encoding PadR family transcriptional regulator codes for MRSHGHEHGHGYCGPGPRGDFEGRRAAFGPFGPGFGGGPFRGGPFPGGRGHGGGGRGRARRGDVRASILALLRDRPMHGYEMIQEIGERSGGAWKPSPGSVYPTLQLLEDEGLIVSASEGGKKLFTLTDTGRAEAESGPDAPWEEAGRGVDWEAVNEIRQAGFGLMEAFGQVWKTGSAEQRQKAVEVINEARKKLYLILADER; via the coding sequence ATGCGTTCACATGGACACGAACACGGGCATGGCTACTGCGGACCCGGCCCTCGCGGTGACTTCGAGGGGCGGCGTGCGGCTTTCGGTCCCTTCGGGCCGGGATTCGGTGGTGGGCCGTTCCGGGGAGGCCCCTTCCCGGGTGGGCGCGGTCACGGCGGCGGAGGTCGGGGCAGGGCGCGGCGCGGGGATGTGCGCGCCTCGATCCTGGCGCTGCTCAGGGATCGCCCGATGCACGGCTACGAGATGATCCAGGAGATCGGCGAGCGGAGTGGCGGGGCCTGGAAGCCCAGTCCCGGTTCCGTCTATCCGACGCTCCAGCTCCTCGAGGACGAGGGCCTGATCGTCAGTGCCAGCGAGGGCGGCAAGAAGTTGTTCACGCTCACCGACACCGGTCGCGCCGAGGCCGAGTCGGGGCCGGACGCGCCGTGGGAGGAGGCCGGTCGCGGCGTCGACTGGGAGGCCGTGAACGAGATCCGGCAGGCCGGCTTCGGGCTGATGGAGGCGTTCGGGCAGGTCTGGAAGACCGGGAGCGCCGAGCAGCGGCAGAAGGCCGTCGAGGTGATCAACGAGGCGCGCAAGAAGCTGTATCTGATCCTGGCCGACGAGCGCTGA
- a CDS encoding type II toxin-antitoxin system Rv0910 family toxin gives MAEVSAEARIEAPAGRVWAQLTDFTAYGEWNATHTSFPDGGPATLEAGATFAENMKLMGFPAEITWTVEELESARVLAIRGRGPMGVVVGTRYSLAPDGDATTLRIEGEFTGAAVSLMAGRLRDSATAALNESLRRLAGLVA, from the coding sequence ATGGCCGAAGTCAGCGCGGAGGCACGGATCGAAGCACCGGCCGGCAGGGTCTGGGCACAGCTGACCGACTTCACCGCGTACGGGGAGTGGAACGCCACCCACACGAGCTTCCCGGACGGCGGGCCCGCCACGCTCGAGGCAGGCGCCACCTTCGCCGAGAACATGAAGCTGATGGGCTTCCCCGCCGAGATCACCTGGACCGTCGAGGAGCTGGAGTCCGCGCGGGTTCTGGCCATCCGGGGCAGGGGCCCCATGGGGGTCGTCGTCGGCACGCGCTACTCGCTGGCGCCGGACGGGGACGCCACGACACTCCGGATCGAGGGAGAGTTCACCGGCGCCGCCGTCTCGCTGATGGCGGGCAGACTGAGGGACTCGGCGACCGCGGCCCTGAACGAGTCGCTGCGTCGGCTCGCCGGACTGGTCGCCTGA
- a CDS encoding Clp protease N-terminal domain-containing protein has translation MHSPVPLVPRQPAVRASLSRQPTARRRTGRRAEIAAGLTPALATVALGAHRRALRAGDRQIDTAHLLHSLLESDPDVRASFADSRRLARVLGYLVQRSIGYGLRWQRAVEGAGGDRAARLPVRAGTPGVPDRTPASAPSGWSPAALAALDAARERAVRRGEAHPRGLDLFAAISAAPGCRGAEVLRRAGVDTASLTARIGEPSQQA, from the coding sequence GTGCACAGTCCCGTCCCGCTCGTCCCCCGGCAGCCCGCGGTTCGGGCGTCCCTCTCCCGGCAGCCCACGGCCCGTCGTCGGACGGGCCGGCGTGCGGAGATAGCGGCCGGACTGACGCCCGCGCTCGCGACGGTCGCCCTGGGCGCACACCGCCGGGCACTGCGCGCCGGCGACCGGCAGATCGACACCGCGCACCTGCTCCACTCCCTCCTCGAATCCGACCCCGATGTCCGCGCCTCCTTCGCGGACAGCCGCAGACTGGCGCGGGTACTCGGCTATCTCGTCCAGCGTTCGATCGGCTACGGACTGCGCTGGCAGCGCGCCGTCGAGGGGGCCGGAGGCGACCGCGCCGCCCGGCTGCCCGTACGGGCGGGGACACCCGGGGTGCCGGACCGGACACCGGCTTCCGCCCCGTCCGGTTGGTCGCCGGCCGCGCTCGCCGCCCTGGACGCGGCCCGCGAACGCGCCGTGCGGCGCGGTGAGGCGCACCCCCGCGGCCTCGATCTCTTCGCCGCGATCTCCGCCGCGCCCGGCTGCCGGGGCGCCGAGGTGCTCCGCCGGGCGGGCGTCGACACCGCCTCCCTCACAGCCCGGATCGGGGAGCCGTCTCAACAGGCGTAA
- a CDS encoding EamA family transporter has translation MHASQGRSAGLGLALASAFAFGGSGVAAKPLIEAGLDPLHVVWLRVAGAALVMLPVAWRHRSLLRGRPALLAGFGLLAVAGVQACYFAAISRIPVGVALLIEYLAPALVLGWVRFVQRRPVTRAAALGVVLAVGGLACVVQVWSGLGFDLFGLLLALAAACCQVGYFVLSDHGGDESDPADPLGVIAYGLLIGALVLTVVARPWGMRWSVLGGDAGMNGGQVPAWVLLAWIILVATVLAYVTGVVSVRRLSPQVAGVVACLEAVVATVLAWVLLGEHLTAPQIIGGAIVLAGAFIAQSSAPKASLPGPVAGSEPASGDAPSPADRATRR, from the coding sequence ATGCACGCGTCTCAGGGGAGAAGCGCCGGCCTGGGACTCGCCCTGGCCTCGGCCTTCGCATTCGGTGGTTCAGGTGTGGCGGCGAAGCCGCTCATCGAGGCGGGTCTCGACCCGCTGCACGTGGTGTGGCTCAGGGTGGCGGGCGCCGCCCTCGTCATGCTTCCGGTGGCCTGGCGACACCGGTCCCTGCTGCGCGGCCGGCCCGCCCTGCTCGCGGGCTTCGGGCTGCTCGCCGTCGCGGGGGTCCAGGCATGCTACTTCGCCGCGATCTCCCGCATCCCCGTCGGTGTCGCCCTGCTCATCGAGTACCTCGCCCCGGCCCTGGTCCTCGGCTGGGTGCGCTTCGTCCAGCGCCGGCCGGTGACCCGCGCCGCCGCACTCGGTGTCGTCCTGGCCGTCGGCGGTCTGGCCTGCGTGGTGCAGGTCTGGTCCGGCCTCGGTTTCGATCTGTTCGGCCTGCTCCTGGCCCTCGCCGCCGCCTGCTGCCAGGTCGGCTACTTCGTCCTCTCCGACCACGGCGGCGACGAGTCCGACCCGGCCGATCCGCTGGGCGTCATCGCGTACGGGCTGCTCATCGGCGCGCTCGTCCTCACCGTGGTCGCCCGCCCCTGGGGCATGCGCTGGTCCGTCCTCGGCGGCGACGCCGGCATGAACGGCGGCCAGGTACCCGCCTGGGTGCTGCTCGCCTGGATCATCCTCGTCGCCACGGTCCTCGCCTACGTCACCGGAGTCGTCTCGGTGCGCCGGCTCTCGCCCCAGGTGGCCGGCGTCGTCGCCTGCCTGGAGGCGGTGGTGGCGACCGTACTGGCCTGGGTGCTGCTGGGCGAGCATCTGACGGCGCCGCAGATCATCGGCGGCGCGATCGTCCTGGCCGGTGCCTTCATCGCCCAGTCCTCGGCCCCCAAGGCGTCGCTGCCCGGTCCGGTGGCCGGTTCCGAGCCCGCCTCCGGGGACGCTCCGTCGCCCGCCGACCGAGCCACGCGGCGCTGA
- a CDS encoding FMN-binding negative transcriptional regulator — protein MLIHPWDAVRDDGEWRDWLSRRDFGELAVNGLPGEPPWVQPMHFRYDGEHGPFGRVIAHLARPNPLWDALDTDPVVLLSVVGDVAFVPGPWAAPEGAPAEHGTPTSFYTAVQLCCTAHVVDDPVEKAELLNLQVARFQPGGGTAPVVPGEGPFARLLPGLRVLRLDVTEVRAKFKYAHHKPRAVQDRIVEGLAGRRAPGDHAAREHQLRRRTTP, from the coding sequence ATGCTGATCCATCCCTGGGACGCGGTCCGGGACGACGGGGAATGGCGGGACTGGCTGTCCCGCCGTGACTTCGGGGAACTCGCCGTCAACGGGCTGCCCGGCGAGCCGCCGTGGGTGCAGCCGATGCACTTCCGGTACGACGGCGAACACGGTCCGTTCGGGCGGGTCATCGCCCATCTCGCCCGGCCCAACCCCCTGTGGGACGCGCTGGACACCGACCCGGTGGTCCTGCTGAGCGTGGTCGGAGACGTCGCGTTCGTCCCCGGGCCGTGGGCCGCGCCCGAGGGGGCACCGGCCGAACACGGCACACCGACCTCCTTCTACACCGCCGTCCAGCTGTGCTGCACCGCGCACGTGGTCGACGACCCGGTCGAGAAGGCGGAGCTGCTGAACCTTCAGGTCGCCCGGTTCCAGCCCGGGGGCGGCACCGCCCCGGTCGTGCCGGGAGAGGGCCCCTTCGCGCGGCTCCTGCCCGGATTGCGCGTGCTGCGCCTCGACGTGACCGAGGTACGGGCCAAGTTCAAGTACGCCCACCACAAGCCCCGGGCGGTCCAGGACCGGATCGTCGAGGGTCTCGCCGGGCGACGGGCTCCGGGCGACCACGCCGCCCGGGAACACCAGCTGCGGCGCCGGACGACGCCCTGA
- a CDS encoding pyridoxamine 5'-phosphate oxidase family protein: MTDSYEPTDRTVPTRSRDRASYDRALVHAILDESYVCHLGFVRDGAPVVLPTLYGRVGERLYVHGSTGSRPLRAAGRGAEAPGLPVCLTVTHVDGLVLARSAFHHSINYRSVVVHGTAHQVTDPEELRTALDALVDHVVPGRSADSRPANAKELAATAVLRLDLDEVSAKARTGGPNDEPEDLPLPYWTGVVPVRKTYGRPVPADDLAPSVALPDYLSAL, translated from the coding sequence ATGACGGATTCCTACGAACCGACCGACCGGACGGTGCCCACGCGCTCCCGCGACCGCGCCTCGTACGACCGCGCCCTTGTGCACGCGATACTCGACGAGTCGTACGTCTGCCACCTCGGCTTCGTCCGCGACGGCGCCCCGGTCGTGCTGCCGACCCTCTACGGCCGGGTCGGCGAACGCCTCTACGTCCACGGGTCGACCGGCTCCCGACCGCTGCGCGCGGCGGGCCGGGGCGCCGAGGCCCCGGGGCTCCCCGTCTGCCTGACGGTGACCCACGTCGACGGCCTGGTCCTCGCCCGGTCGGCCTTCCACCACTCGATCAACTACCGCTCCGTCGTGGTCCACGGCACGGCCCACCAGGTCACCGACCCCGAGGAGCTACGGACCGCCCTCGACGCCCTGGTGGACCATGTCGTCCCGGGCCGCTCCGCCGACTCCCGGCCGGCGAACGCCAAGGAGCTCGCGGCCACCGCCGTGCTGCGCCTCGATCTCGACGAGGTGTCCGCCAAGGCCCGTACGGGCGGACCCAACGACGAACCTGAGGACCTCCCGCTGCCGTACTGGACCGGGGTGGTCCCCGTGCGGAAGACGTACGGCAGGCCGGTCCCGGCGGACGACCTCGCACCGTCCGTCGCCCTGCCCGACTACCTCTCCGCTCTCTGA